A stretch of DNA from Microbacterium sp. LWS13-1.2:
AAGAAGCTTCGCGGCAGGCAGCTGTCGGTGTCGGAGGCGAAGACGTACCTCGGCCAGCACGACCTCGACGGCGACGCCGTCGGTGCGATCCTCGACGCCTTCCTCGAGCGCGGCTACCTCGACGACGCACGCCTGGCCGAGCAGGTCGTGCACGCCGGAGTCGACCGCAAGGGGCAGGGGCGCCAGGTCATCGCCCAGAGCCTCGCCAAACGAGGCGTGCCTCGCGACGTGGCAGACGCCGCGCTCGCGGAGCTTCCCGACGACGACGCCGAGCGCGCACTCGAGTTCGCGCGGGCGAAGGCCGGATCGCTGCGTGGGCTCGAACGCGACATCGCACTGCGTCGCCTGGCAGGACAGCTCGCACGGCGCGGATACGGCGGCTCCCTGGCGTTGAACGCCGCGCGCACGGCGCTGGAAGAGACGACGCGTCCCGCCGGCCGCGTGAGGTTCGAAGAGCGCTGAGCGGGCGCCGGCGCACCCGTCCGACGTCGCCCGCCGTTCGCCGACGCGGCGGGCACGGCATCCGTCCAGACTCCCTGCCGGCGCGCGGCTCGTAGAATGGCGACATCATGTCTTCGCCTTCCGCTTCCCCGACTCTCATCGCGCCGTCGCCGGCCGCGAACGACGTCGATGGCCGTGCCCGCACCTACGAGGTGCGCACGTTCGGCTGCCAGATGAACGTGCACGACTCCGAGCGCCTCTCCGGTTCGCTCGAGAGCGCCGGCTACGTCCGCGCAGAGGCCGGCGAAGAGGCCGACGTCGTCGTCATCAACACCTGCGCCGTGCGCGACAACGCCGCAGGCAAGCTCTATGGCACGCTCGGCCACCTCAAGTCGCGCAAGGACAAGCACGACGGCATGCAGATCGCCGTCGGCGGATGCCTGGCCCAGATGGACAAGGACGTCGTCCAGCAGAAGGCGCCCTGGGTCGATGTCGTCTTCGGCACGCACAATATGGGGTCGCTGCCGAGCCTGCTCGAGCGCGCGCGCCACAACGGCGAGGCCGAGCTCGAGATCCTGGAGTCGCTCGAGATCTTCCCGTCGACCCTGCCCACGAAGCGCGACAGCATCTACAGCGGCTGGGTGTCGATCTCGGTGGGCTGCAACAACACGTGCACGTTCTGCATCGTGCCCAGCCTGCGCGGCAAGGAGAAGGACCGTCGCCCCGGCGACATCCTGAACGAGATCCGCCTGCTGGTCGACGACGGCGCGATGGAGGTCACGCTCCTGGGTCAGAACGTCAACTCGTACGGCGTCGAGTTCGGCGACCGTCAGGCCTTCGGCAAGCTGCTGCGCGCGGCGGGTGAGATCGACGGCCTCGAGCGCATCCGTTTTACGAGTCCGCACCCGGCCGCCTTCACCGACGACGTCATCGACGCGATGGCCGAGACCGCGGCCGTCATGCCCCAGCTGCACATGCCGCTGCAGTCCGGCAGCGACCGCATCCTCAAGGCGATGCGCCGGTCGTACCGCAGCGAGCGGTTCCTCGGCATCCTCGACCGGGTGCGCGCCAAGATGCCCGACGCGGCGATCTCGACCGACATCATCGTCGGCTTCCCCGGCGAGACCGATGAGGACTTCGAAGACACGATGCGCGTCGTCGAACAGGCGCGCTTCGCGAGTGCGTTCACGTTCCAGTACTCGATCCGCGAGGGCACGCCGGCGGCCACGATGCCTGACCAGGTGCCGAAAGAGATCGTGCAGGAGCGCTACGAGCGCCTGATCGCCCTGCAGGAGCGCATCTCGCTCGAAGAGAACCAGAAGCAGCTCGGTCGCGAGGTGCAGGTGCTGGTCTCGATGGGCGAGGGCAAGAAGGATGCCGAGACGCACCGGCTCACCGGTCGCGCCGAAGACAATCGCCTCGTTCACTTCGAGGTGCCCACGGGGTCCGAGATCCCGCGGCCCGGCGACGTCGTCTCGGTCGTCGTGACGCACGCCGCGCCGTTCCACCTGCTCGCCGACGCACCGGACGGCGTGCCGCTGCGCATCCGCCGCACCCGCTCCGGTGACGCGTGGGACCGTTCGCAGGCGGAATCCTGCGGCGTGCCGACATCGGCAGGCGACGCCGGCGCGCCGCGCGCGGTGTCGCTGGGACTGCCGACCCTCCGCATCGGCGTCTGACCCGACCGTGAGCGACGGCCCCTCCGCAGACGACGCTGCGGCCTCGCAGCCGCGGCTGTGGGCCGTGGTCGGCGCGACGGGGACCGGCAAGACCGCGCTGTCGCTCGATCTCGCCGAGGCCCTGGCCGCGCGCGGTCGGGGGGTCGAGATCGTCAACGTCGATGCGATGCAGCTCTACCGCGGCATGGACATCGGCACGGCCAAGCTCCCCGAGGCCGAGCGGCGCGGCATCCCGCACCACCTCTTCGACGTGCTCGAGGTCACCGACGACGCGGCGGTCGCCTGGTATCAGGATGCCGCGCGCACCGCGA
This window harbors:
- a CDS encoding regulatory protein RecX, which gives rise to MVRFVDSGDESDIETDDGLAPVTPLFGGGGARAFPKTAAEVQQALEDRLHTPVDDSPFPGAAAAVRSDPTSGNDQERAEPRDAPPTAGEDAPPIDLAAERAGRKRSRGHSRSREPLDGDADADAAATAERGLVKKLRGRQLSVSEAKTYLGQHDLDGDAVGAILDAFLERGYLDDARLAEQVVHAGVDRKGQGRQVIAQSLAKRGVPRDVADAALAELPDDDAERALEFARAKAGSLRGLERDIALRRLAGQLARRGYGGSLALNAARTALEETTRPAGRVRFEER
- the miaB gene encoding tRNA (N6-isopentenyl adenosine(37)-C2)-methylthiotransferase MiaB, giving the protein MSSPSASPTLIAPSPAANDVDGRARTYEVRTFGCQMNVHDSERLSGSLESAGYVRAEAGEEADVVVINTCAVRDNAAGKLYGTLGHLKSRKDKHDGMQIAVGGCLAQMDKDVVQQKAPWVDVVFGTHNMGSLPSLLERARHNGEAELEILESLEIFPSTLPTKRDSIYSGWVSISVGCNNTCTFCIVPSLRGKEKDRRPGDILNEIRLLVDDGAMEVTLLGQNVNSYGVEFGDRQAFGKLLRAAGEIDGLERIRFTSPHPAAFTDDVIDAMAETAAVMPQLHMPLQSGSDRILKAMRRSYRSERFLGILDRVRAKMPDAAISTDIIVGFPGETDEDFEDTMRVVEQARFASAFTFQYSIREGTPAATMPDQVPKEIVQERYERLIALQERISLEENQKQLGREVQVLVSMGEGKKDAETHRLTGRAEDNRLVHFEVPTGSEIPRPGDVVSVVVTHAAPFHLLADAPDGVPLRIRRTRSGDAWDRSQAESCGVPTSAGDAGAPRAVSLGLPTLRIGV